In the Marinobacter sp. Arc7-DN-1 genome, TGAGATATTTGGCCAGTTACTGTTTGACCGGATGGAATATCAGCGTGATGGCAACAACGAGATCGCGCTCTGGGATGCCCAGGCCTGGGTCGGCACAGACCGCAAGCGGCTCTGGATTGAAACAGAGGGTGAGACTAATCTGGCCACCGAGGGTGGCGACGTCGAAAACTTTGATGCTCAGTACAGCTATCGCCTGGCCCCCTTCTGGGATATACAGACAGGGCTGGGCGCTCAGGCAACCTTCGGCCCGGGCCAGAACAAAGAGCGTTATTCGGCACTTATCGGCCTGCAGGGCCTTGCTCCCTACTGGTTTGAGGTGGATACCAACCTCAGGGTGACGGAAGACGGCGACCTGTCGTATGATTTCGAGGCCGAATACGACTGGTTACTGACCCAAAGGCTCATTCTGCAAGGCCGGGGGGAAACCCTGGTGGCCTTCAGTGATGTCGAGGAATGGGGCGTCGGCAGCGGGATCAACAATATTGGCCTGGGACTCCGGTTGAGATACCAGCTTTCCCGGGAGTTCGCTCCTTACGTTGGTGTTTCCTATACACGCTACCTGGGCAACACAAAGGATCTCCGTGAACGCGAAGGCGAGGATGTCGAGTCCTCCAGTTTTGTGGCGGGTATCCGGTGGTGGTACTAAGGCGCCCGCGAGGCCCCTGCCAGCAC is a window encoding:
- a CDS encoding copper resistance protein B encodes the protein MINRIKLVVGASVFTIASGAGAAGTGVQAEPDWTLPVHDNEIFGQLLFDRMEYQRDGNNEIALWDAQAWVGTDRKRLWIETEGETNLATEGGDVENFDAQYSYRLAPFWDIQTGLGAQATFGPGQNKERYSALIGLQGLAPYWFEVDTNLRVTEDGDLSYDFEAEYDWLLTQRLILQGRGETLVAFSDVEEWGVGSGINNIGLGLRLRYQLSREFAPYVGVSYTRYLGNTKDLREREGEDVESSSFVAGIRWWY